In one Natronosalvus amylolyticus genomic region, the following are encoded:
- a CDS encoding universal stress protein: MVDHVLDPIDGSDEAFTALAYSFVTFPDATHITLHVINPTKKRYEGPGYDEGWLSNAKDEAVEIHDTAREMAERRGITLEETATRRGRPAEEILKFVGENDVDQISVGSKGRSSLDTVFVGSVAKTVTRRSPTTVTVVRSVDDDDPTQPEQVLVAVDGSERAYEALEFALQEFSTATITALYVIDPSEVFGTTADADSTLETVRQRADTLGSTIQTESERGDPARTIAEYAVDGGFNHLVVGRSGRSGWPRLLLGSVAESLVLRAPVPVTVVS; the protein is encoded by the coding sequence ATGGTAGATCACGTCCTCGACCCGATCGACGGTTCGGACGAGGCATTCACCGCACTGGCGTACAGTTTCGTGACCTTTCCGGACGCGACCCACATCACGCTGCACGTCATCAACCCGACAAAAAAGCGATACGAGGGGCCGGGCTACGACGAAGGCTGGTTGTCGAACGCCAAAGACGAAGCCGTCGAAATACACGACACGGCACGGGAGATGGCCGAGCGTCGGGGGATAACGCTCGAAGAGACGGCAACGAGACGCGGAAGACCGGCCGAGGAAATCCTCAAATTTGTCGGCGAGAACGATGTCGATCAGATTTCAGTCGGAAGCAAAGGTCGCTCGAGTCTCGACACCGTGTTCGTCGGGAGCGTCGCGAAAACCGTCACCCGTCGTTCACCGACGACCGTCACGGTAGTGCGGAGCGTCGATGATGACGACCCCACGCAGCCAGAGCAGGTGCTCGTGGCAGTCGACGGGTCCGAACGCGCCTACGAAGCCCTCGAGTTCGCCCTCCAAGAATTTTCGACTGCTACGATCACCGCATTGTACGTCATCGATCCGTCCGAGGTTTTCGGGACGACTGCTGACGCCGATTCTACCCTCGAAACCGTGCGACAGCGCGCGGATACCCTCGGTTCGACGATCCAAACCGAATCCGAACGCGGCGATCCGGCCCGAACGATCGCCGAATACGCCGTCGACGGGGGGTTCAATCACCTCGTCGTCGGTCGGTCCGGCCGCTCCGGATGGCCGCGACTCCTCCTTGGCAGCGTGGCCGAGTCCCTCGTCCTTCGAGCGCCGGTACCGGTCACCGTCGTCAGCTAA
- a CDS encoding 2Fe-2S iron-sulfur cluster-binding protein has translation MADYSNDERNDLTAPSDDSLGPSRDTLLTERRRLLVALGGSGAVVLAGCLGMNDDEDEVVDTYEIVFLDQDQTVSVDSDQDILAAALDAGVDIPYSCEVGRCGQCTAKYDGDAGTVVTHDGNEYLEENEIEAGWVLTCVAYPDDDFELEVAHPDDG, from the coding sequence ATGGCTGACTACTCCAACGACGAACGCAATGATCTGACGGCCCCGTCAGACGATTCACTCGGGCCTTCTCGAGACACACTGCTCACCGAGCGACGCCGATTGTTAGTCGCGCTCGGCGGTTCCGGGGCCGTCGTGCTCGCGGGGTGTCTCGGAATGAACGATGACGAAGACGAAGTCGTCGACACCTACGAGATCGTGTTCCTCGACCAGGACCAGACCGTATCGGTCGATTCGGACCAGGATATTCTGGCGGCTGCACTGGACGCTGGCGTCGATATCCCCTACTCTTGTGAGGTGGGGCGGTGTGGGCAGTGTACCGCGAAGTACGATGGTGACGCCGGTACAGTGGTTACTCACGATGGGAACGAGTATCTCGAGGAAAACGAAATCGAGGCCGGGTGGGTGCTGACGTGTGTTGCCTATCCCGACGACGATTTCGAACTCGAGGTCGCCCATCCCGACGACGGATAA
- a CDS encoding HesA/MoeB/ThiF family protein, whose translation MDDSLSPRQRERYSRQLLIDSVGEPEQRTLLSSRVLVAGAGGLGSAVIQSLAAAGVGTIGIVDDGEVKRSNLQRQVIHTVDDIGKPKVESAARYVEALNPEVTVETHLERLQLEGAAALVEPYDVVIDALDNFRARFVGNDVARLAGIPFVHGAVYGFEGQMMAFRPGGPCYRCLLPELPDPGAIPSGEPMGIFPPVPLTIGCLQAMEALKHVLDLDEVLDDELLRYDATDVTFTRTPLEVDPDCPVCGSDSVDSATALEYDERCRIVV comes from the coding sequence ATGGATGATTCGCTCTCCCCTCGCCAACGGGAACGATACTCTCGACAGCTACTGATCGATTCCGTTGGGGAACCGGAACAACGAACGCTGCTGTCGAGTCGTGTCCTCGTCGCGGGGGCTGGCGGGCTCGGATCAGCAGTGATCCAGTCGCTGGCTGCGGCCGGCGTCGGCACTATCGGTATCGTTGACGATGGCGAAGTCAAACGCTCGAACCTCCAGCGACAGGTCATTCACACCGTCGACGATATCGGGAAGCCGAAAGTCGAGAGCGCCGCTCGATACGTCGAGGCGCTCAACCCGGAGGTCACGGTAGAAACGCATCTTGAGCGCCTGCAACTCGAGGGGGCAGCGGCGCTGGTCGAACCTTACGACGTGGTCATCGACGCGCTGGATAACTTCCGAGCACGGTTTGTCGGGAACGATGTCGCACGACTCGCCGGTATTCCGTTCGTTCACGGGGCTGTGTACGGCTTCGAAGGGCAGATGATGGCGTTCCGGCCGGGTGGCCCCTGCTATCGGTGCTTGCTACCGGAACTGCCCGACCCCGGGGCAATCCCTTCCGGCGAGCCGATGGGTATCTTTCCACCGGTTCCGCTCACGATCGGGTGCCTCCAGGCGATGGAGGCGCTCAAACACGTTCTGGACCTCGACGAGGTTCTCGATGATGAACTGTTGCGATACGACGCGACCGACGTTACGTTCACTCGAACGCCCCTCGAAGTAGACCCGGATTGTCCGGTTTGTGGCTCCGATTCGGTGGACTCGGCTACTGCCCTCGAGTACGACGAGCGATGTCGAATAGTGGTCTAG
- a CDS encoding universal stress protein, with product MKSLVAADGSEASKNALEYAADIADAMDGSITVVHAVDPTAYDEGGDEPALSLWESEPRLVIESVEDAEARGQQHLEDAADLAAECGQIVETELLYGNPVVAITAYAEEEGFDTIFVGHRGRSGRAGMMLGSVAKSLVERATVPVSVVR from the coding sequence ATGAAGTCCCTTGTGGCTGCCGACGGATCCGAAGCGTCGAAAAACGCCCTGGAATACGCCGCCGATATCGCAGACGCGATGGATGGGTCGATCACCGTGGTTCACGCCGTCGATCCCACCGCATACGACGAGGGTGGGGACGAGCCGGCCCTCTCACTCTGGGAGAGCGAGCCGCGTCTTGTCATCGAGAGTGTCGAAGACGCCGAAGCGCGGGGGCAACAACACCTCGAGGACGCCGCAGATCTCGCTGCAGAATGTGGGCAGATTGTTGAGACCGAACTCCTGTACGGGAACCCGGTCGTGGCAATCACGGCGTACGCCGAAGAGGAGGGGTTCGACACGATTTTCGTCGGTCATCGCGGCCGATCCGGGCGGGCTGGCATGATGCTCGGCAGCGTCGCGAAGTCCCTCGTCGAACGGGCGACGGTTCCCGTAAGTGTCGTGCGATAA
- a CDS encoding beta-ketoacyl-ACP reductase, translating into MSESLTQERLEPLERKPLAGQTCLVTGSSRGIGREIALEFARCGGNVVVNYASSAEKAREVRDHIEANEEQAIAVGADVSDPDAVAAMAEEVHEAFGPIDVLVNNAGITIDRTFENMTYEDWNRVMEVNLNGTFNCTKAFYDDIKNAGSGRLINISSVVGQQGNYGQANYATSKGGLIAFTRTIALELAREGSTANCVAPGFTETDMLEKVPDRVRGQIREKIPLDRFADTEDIVGMVRFLASDHADYMTGQVIGINGGMEW; encoded by the coding sequence ATGTCCGAATCACTCACCCAGGAACGACTCGAGCCGCTCGAGCGGAAGCCGCTTGCCGGCCAGACCTGCCTCGTCACGGGATCGTCGCGCGGAATCGGACGGGAAATCGCCCTCGAGTTCGCTCGATGTGGTGGGAACGTCGTCGTGAACTATGCCAGTTCGGCCGAGAAAGCGCGTGAGGTGCGCGACCACATCGAAGCGAACGAGGAGCAGGCAATAGCTGTGGGAGCCGACGTTTCGGACCCCGATGCGGTCGCGGCCATGGCTGAAGAAGTCCACGAGGCGTTCGGTCCGATCGACGTCCTCGTCAACAACGCCGGAATCACGATCGACCGTACGTTCGAGAACATGACCTACGAGGACTGGAATCGAGTCATGGAAGTGAACCTCAACGGGACGTTCAACTGTACGAAGGCGTTCTACGACGACATCAAGAACGCTGGTAGTGGCCGACTCATCAACATTTCGAGCGTCGTCGGTCAGCAGGGTAACTACGGCCAGGCGAACTACGCGACGTCGAAAGGCGGCCTCATCGCGTTCACGCGAACCATCGCGCTGGAACTCGCTCGAGAGGGGTCGACGGCAAACTGTGTCGCACCGGGTTTTACGGAGACCGATATGCTCGAGAAGGTCCCAGATCGCGTCCGCGGGCAGATTCGAGAGAAGATTCCGCTGGATCGGTTCGCCGATACCGAGGACATCGTCGGGATGGTTCGGTTCCTCGCGAGCGACCACGCCGACTACATGACCGGACAGGTGATCGGCATCAACGGGGGGATGGAGTGGTGA